In the Flavisolibacter tropicus genome, one interval contains:
- a CDS encoding sugar porter family MFS transporter, protein MFTEANQATRAVLEKNTSAGAAGYLMRISLTAALAGFIFGFDTVVISGANLPIKELWHTSPWFHGFFIMSMALWGTVLGAIFGGIPTDKYGRKNVLIWIGILFSLSAVGTALAPDPYSFSFFRFIGGIGIGVSSVTAPTYISEISTPANRGRLVALYQFNIVFGILLAFLSNYLLKGVGGADDWRYMLGVLAIPAIIYSLLVVGIPESPRWLIAKKNKSSQAKQVLSKLGIVDVDAEVTTIVKSHQHEAATGHSKNLLDRKYRKVMWLAFLVAFFNQWSGINFILYYAPEILERAGLAAKDSLFNSIAIGGTNLIFTFLGLYLIDKLGRKTLLVIGSLGYIISLAAVAWCFADNASAGVLMTFLLLFIASHAIGQGAVIWVFIAEIFPNNVRALGQSFGASVHWVFAALITLITPVFLDGENGIFKDNPWPIFAFLAFMMALQLVWVLTKVPETKGVSLEVLEKQLVKQ, encoded by the coding sequence ATGTTTACTGAAGCAAATCAAGCTACCCGGGCGGTTCTGGAAAAAAATACATCGGCCGGTGCAGCAGGCTATCTTATGCGCATTTCCCTCACAGCTGCATTGGCGGGATTTATTTTCGGCTTTGATACCGTTGTTATTTCCGGCGCCAACTTGCCTATTAAGGAACTTTGGCACACATCTCCTTGGTTTCACGGTTTCTTTATTATGTCAATGGCTTTATGGGGGACAGTATTAGGTGCTATTTTTGGTGGGATACCAACAGATAAGTATGGGAGAAAGAACGTGCTGATTTGGATTGGTATTCTATTCTCGCTTTCTGCTGTGGGTACAGCATTGGCCCCTGACCCTTACAGTTTTTCTTTTTTTCGTTTTATTGGTGGCATCGGGATTGGTGTTTCTTCTGTGACAGCACCTACTTATATCTCTGAAATTTCTACGCCTGCCAACCGCGGACGATTAGTAGCACTCTATCAATTCAATATTGTTTTTGGAATACTGTTGGCTTTTCTCTCTAATTATTTATTAAAAGGAGTGGGTGGTGCCGATGACTGGCGTTATATGCTGGGTGTTTTGGCAATTCCTGCTATCATATATTCTTTACTGGTGGTTGGAATACCCGAAAGTCCGCGCTGGCTCATAGCAAAAAAGAACAAAAGCAGTCAGGCTAAACAGGTATTGTCTAAGTTAGGCATTGTGGATGTAGATGCTGAGGTGACAACGATTGTAAAGAGCCATCAGCATGAAGCTGCAACTGGTCACAGCAAGAACCTATTGGATCGAAAATACCGCAAGGTCATGTGGTTGGCGTTTTTAGTGGCATTCTTTAACCAATGGTCGGGCATCAACTTTATCTTGTACTATGCACCAGAGATTTTAGAACGGGCAGGCCTTGCTGCTAAAGATTCGCTTTTTAATTCAATCGCCATTGGCGGCACCAATCTTATATTCACCTTCTTAGGCTTATACCTTATTGATAAATTAGGAAGAAAGACGTTGTTGGTTATTGGATCACTGGGCTATATAATAAGTCTTGCTGCTGTTGCCTGGTGTTTTGCAGACAATGCCAGTGCCGGCGTGTTAATGACATTTTTGCTCCTGTTTATTGCTTCACACGCCATTGGCCAAGGTGCGGTGATCTGGGTGTTCATCGCTGAAATATTCCCCAACAACGTAAGAGCTTTAGGACAATCATTCGGGGCGTCAGTACACTGGGTATTTGCCGCTTTGATTACCTTGATCACACCAGTTTTTTTGGATGGAGAGAACGGCATTTTTAAAGATAATCCCTGGCCCATTTTCGCTTTTCTTGCCTTTATGATGGCTTTGCAGTTAGTGTGGGTGTTAACCAAAGTGCCGGAAACAAAGGGCGTTTCACTGGAAGTTTTGGAGAAGCAATTGGTAAAACAGTAA
- a CDS encoding glycoside hydrolase family 30 protein yields the protein MKKTIFLSALFISGFAFISRDKDNDPGEKNKQLAAKPIIIYTTALGTNFRLSTTDTLTFKDFGQPLETQPCIFVDPTKSFQTFMGIGGALTDASAETFAKLPKEKQQEFLQAYYHPTKGIGYTLARTNIHSCDFSSGSYTYVADGDKSLSSFSVDHDKQYRIPFIKQAIAAAGGKLTLFASPWSPPAWMKDNNTMLQGGKLKKEYYQTWANYYTRFIKAYEKEGIPVWGLTIQNEPMAKQTWESCIFTAEEERDFLKKYLGPTLKKDGLGNKKIIVWDHNRDLIYQRSSTLLDDPEAAKYAWGIGYHWYEDWSGADQVFENLKRVAERYPDKNLLFTEGCNGPFNMDSVNNWDLGERYGKSMINDFNNGTVGWTDWNVLLDEQGGPNHVKNFCFAPIHANTKSGELIYTNAYYYIGHFSKFIRPGAKRIISSASRSPLLTTAFKNSDGKTVVVVMNTASKEMPFHLWVAGKAAQTKALPHSIMTFVF from the coding sequence ATGAAAAAAACCATCTTTTTAAGTGCACTCTTTATCTCCGGCTTTGCATTCATAAGCCGCGATAAGGATAATGATCCCGGAGAGAAGAATAAACAACTGGCAGCCAAACCAATCATTATTTACACCACCGCCCTAGGCACCAATTTTCGATTGTCCACTACCGATACTCTTACCTTTAAAGACTTTGGGCAGCCACTGGAAACGCAACCCTGCATCTTTGTCGATCCAACCAAGTCTTTCCAAACATTCATGGGCATAGGAGGCGCATTAACTGATGCCTCAGCTGAAACCTTTGCAAAGCTTCCGAAAGAAAAGCAACAGGAATTTTTGCAAGCCTACTACCACCCTACAAAGGGTATCGGCTATACACTGGCCCGCACCAACATTCATAGTTGCGACTTCTCCAGCGGTAGTTATACCTATGTGGCCGACGGTGATAAAAGCCTTAGCTCTTTTAGTGTTGATCACGACAAGCAGTATCGCATTCCTTTTATCAAGCAAGCGATCGCAGCAGCCGGTGGCAAGCTGACATTGTTTGCCAGCCCCTGGAGCCCGCCAGCTTGGATGAAAGACAATAACACCATGCTGCAAGGTGGCAAACTAAAGAAAGAGTATTATCAAACCTGGGCGAACTATTATACCAGGTTTATTAAAGCCTACGAGAAAGAAGGTATTCCTGTATGGGGACTTACCATTCAAAACGAACCCATGGCCAAACAAACCTGGGAGTCTTGCATCTTCACGGCAGAAGAGGAAAGAGACTTTTTGAAAAAATACCTGGGACCCACCTTAAAGAAAGATGGCCTAGGCAATAAAAAGATCATTGTATGGGACCACAACCGCGACCTGATCTATCAGCGAAGCAGCACCCTTTTAGATGATCCGGAAGCCGCTAAATACGCTTGGGGCATAGGATATCACTGGTATGAAGACTGGAGTGGCGCTGACCAGGTTTTTGAAAACCTGAAAAGAGTAGCCGAACGTTATCCAGATAAAAACCTACTCTTCACCGAAGGCTGTAATGGTCCGTTCAATATGGACAGTGTTAACAATTGGGATTTAGGAGAGCGTTATGGCAAGTCTATGATCAACGACTTCAACAATGGTACGGTAGGCTGGACAGATTGGAATGTCTTGCTGGATGAACAAGGTGGCCCTAACCACGTAAAAAACTTTTGCTTTGCACCCATTCATGCTAATACCAAAAGTGGCGAATTGATTTATACAAATGCCTACTATTATATTGGCCATTTCTCTAAGTTCATTCGCCCAGGCGCTAAGCGCATCATCAGCTCGGCTAGTAGAAGCCCATTACTGACAACAGCGTTCAAAAACAGCGATGGCAAAACAGTAGTAGTGGTAATGAACACGGCCAGTAAAGAAATGCCATTTCATTTGTGGGTGGCTGGTAAGGCGGCACAAACCAAGGCCCTACCACATTCCATTATGACGTTTGTATTTTAA
- a CDS encoding glycoside hydrolase family 30 protein, producing the protein MKRLFRACICIGFLSTGFIACSADKPQPDTPTEPGNPVAKADSISSWITTGDRSFLLREQAKIALTATNNQVAPIVVDTTKTYQTIDGFGYTLTGGSAQLINSLNGSDKEALLKELFGNNTNSIGVNYLRISMGASDLDGTVFSYNDLPAGQTDEPLAKFSLAPDKTHLIPVLKQILSINPSIKIMATPWSPPIWMKDNNNSIGGSLKSAYYSTYANYFVKYIQQMKAEGITIDAITPQNEPLHPGNNPSMLMPAVQQADFIKNHLGPAFQQAGIQTKIVVYDHNADRPDYPLAILNDAAAKQFVNGSAFHLYGGDVSALGQVQQAHPDKAIYFTEQWTGANGSFDGDLKWHTKNIIIGTMRNWSRVALEWNLANDPTYGPHTPGGCTECKGALTIGNGITRNVSYYIIAQASKFVPAGSVRIESSNVGSLYSVAFKTPEGKKALIVLNEGSASASFNIQFANKWAYTSLPAGAVGTYVW; encoded by the coding sequence ATGAAAAGGCTATTTCGTGCATGTATATGTATTGGTTTCCTATCAACAGGTTTTATTGCCTGCAGCGCAGACAAACCACAGCCTGACACGCCTACAGAACCAGGAAACCCAGTTGCAAAAGCAGACAGCATTAGTTCCTGGATCACTACAGGCGATCGAAGCTTTTTGTTACGCGAACAAGCAAAGATTGCGCTGACCGCTACCAACAACCAAGTAGCTCCTATTGTTGTAGACACAACGAAGACCTATCAAACGATCGATGGTTTTGGCTACACCCTTACCGGTGGTAGCGCTCAACTGATAAATAGTTTAAATGGTAGCGACAAAGAGGCCTTGCTAAAAGAGTTATTTGGGAACAACACCAATTCCATCGGGGTTAACTACTTACGCATTAGTATGGGCGCCTCTGATCTTGACGGCACTGTCTTTAGCTATAACGACTTACCCGCCGGCCAAACCGACGAACCCCTGGCTAAGTTTTCACTGGCACCCGATAAAACACACCTGATACCCGTATTAAAACAGATCCTAAGTATCAACCCCTCCATCAAGATCATGGCTACGCCTTGGTCCCCACCAATATGGATGAAGGATAATAACAACTCCATTGGCGGCAGTCTGAAATCCGCGTATTACAGCACGTATGCAAATTACTTTGTAAAATACATCCAGCAGATGAAGGCAGAAGGCATTACTATCGATGCTATCACGCCGCAAAATGAGCCACTACATCCCGGCAACAATCCAAGTATGCTTATGCCAGCCGTGCAGCAGGCCGACTTCATTAAAAACCATCTGGGCCCCGCTTTCCAACAGGCTGGCATACAAACCAAGATCGTGGTCTATGATCATAATGCGGATCGACCCGACTATCCACTTGCCATTTTAAATGATGCTGCTGCAAAGCAATTTGTAAACGGATCGGCCTTCCATTTATATGGTGGTGATGTTTCGGCCTTAGGACAGGTACAGCAAGCCCACCCCGACAAGGCAATTTACTTTACTGAACAGTGGACTGGCGCCAACGGCTCATTTGACGGCGACCTGAAATGGCATACCAAAAACATCATCATCGGCACCATGCGCAATTGGAGCCGTGTAGCCTTGGAGTGGAACCTGGCCAATGATCCCACTTATGGACCGCATACGCCTGGCGGCTGCACCGAGTGTAAAGGAGCCCTAACCATTGGCAACGGTATCACTCGCAACGTCAGCTACTATATCATTGCCCAAGCTTCCAAGTTTGTTCCAGCAGGCTCTGTTCGTATTGAAAGCAGCAATGTAGGCAGTCTCTACTCTGTAGCATTCAAAACACCTGAAGGGAAAAAGGCACTCATTGTTTTAAACGAAGGATCTGCTAGCGCCTCCTTCAATATCCAGTTTGCTAACAAGTGGGCTTACACCTCTTTACCTGCGGGCGCTGTAGGCACCTATGTATGGTAG
- a CDS encoding SusC/RagA family TonB-linked outer membrane protein, producing the protein MKKRESVSVKTSMGLQALRRLKLVGAFLLLLCIQVVAQQRNVMGRVTDGAGQGLSNVSVTVRGTTNGTVTNEQGNYTITVPSDRSVLVFSYVGFGTVEEMVNNRGTVNISMSASTSSNLGEVVVIGYGTANRRDLTGSVAKVKGEDIAIQPNTNPLASLQSKVAGLQIVNNAEPGSTPDVRIRGTISVGTVRPVYVIDGIFSDNMDFVNPNEIESIEVLKDPSSLAVFGIKGAAGAILVTTKRAKAGQFNINFNTTYGTKSLVDKIKLANGDEFRQLLTAEANNRLADDPNDQNLYKFVNNVGGPGLSAYTGNTDWIDAVTRNAKFTTTNLSLDGSSDKNRFHVGLGYTYDEGLVKHVRYDRFTINLNDEYRINNNWKIGFNLVASKERLPYNSGALENARRALPIIPSETTPFFTKNPYGVDSGWYNLYAQTPVIQNSETNPLATLENMYDKKIDDRYRYVGSVFLDVNILKDLNLRSTVYADISNENNREYTPLYDLYIPTNPVGSQIFHKNALTAVRQDLTNNRSFQQDHILTYKKKFGEHNLTGTAGFTTYYKKYEQVSGTVGQSTTGVSIIPDEERFWYLNTGFGDKKSIIPTTQNEYTTVSGLARVLYNFRNRYYLNASFRRDGSSQINQDYDKKFQNFWAVGAAWELTKEDFMANQNIFNYFKLKASTGLLGNFTAQGKAYPAYPSISNSASAVFGNTNVPVFTSDYLYDPNLHWETVKSSEVGFETDLLKSRLHFEAAYYTKKTEDLIVLLTPVGLKQTLTNSGTISNKGFEFTANWNQQINRDFSYSIGGNLTTYNNEVLFLPFPLRTNISSSEQTPNQAETGFPIGYFYGLKAIGIYQSYTDILKSPVSKINGGNAKPGDIKYADLNGDDIVDDKDRTFIGNPTPDFTYGIAASARYKAFELNMDFAGSYGNEVYRVWGTSEQKNSVYNYPQNYMEAWTGPGTSSVVPIVNQAHLINRAPSTYGVEDGSFFRIRNINLSYNLVGVPALKFVKNLRLTAGVQNLKTWKNNSGYSPEFTGDAANFGIDYGNAASALPRIITFGLNANF; encoded by the coding sequence ATGAAAAAAAGGGAATCTGTTTCTGTTAAGACTTCGATGGGCCTGCAGGCTTTAAGAAGACTGAAATTGGTCGGCGCTTTTCTGCTGCTGCTATGTATACAAGTAGTGGCACAACAACGAAATGTAATGGGACGAGTAACGGATGGTGCCGGGCAGGGCTTGTCTAATGTATCGGTAACGGTAAGGGGTACTACTAACGGTACAGTTACTAATGAACAAGGTAACTATACGATAACAGTGCCCAGCGATAGAAGTGTGCTGGTGTTCAGTTATGTGGGCTTTGGTACTGTAGAAGAAATGGTAAACAACCGTGGTACTGTAAACATTTCTATGAGTGCCTCAACTTCCAGCAACCTGGGTGAAGTGGTAGTGATTGGTTATGGTACAGCTAACCGAAGAGACCTGACGGGATCGGTAGCCAAGGTGAAAGGTGAAGACATTGCTATACAGCCGAACACTAACCCTCTGGCTTCTTTGCAATCAAAAGTAGCCGGTTTGCAGATTGTAAATAATGCAGAGCCGGGTTCAACACCGGATGTGCGTATCCGTGGTACCATAAGTGTGGGTACTGTACGGCCGGTATATGTAATTGACGGTATTTTCAGCGACAATATGGACTTTGTAAACCCCAATGAAATTGAAAGCATTGAGGTGTTGAAAGATCCTTCTTCCTTGGCGGTATTTGGTATTAAAGGTGCTGCTGGAGCTATATTGGTTACTACCAAAAGAGCGAAAGCTGGTCAATTCAATATCAACTTCAATACTACCTATGGCACCAAGAGCCTGGTAGATAAAATAAAGCTGGCGAATGGCGACGAGTTCAGGCAGTTATTGACTGCTGAAGCCAATAACCGCTTAGCTGATGATCCGAATGACCAGAACTTGTACAAGTTTGTCAACAACGTTGGCGGGCCTGGTTTGTCGGCCTATACTGGTAATACTGACTGGATTGATGCTGTAACGCGTAATGCCAAGTTTACGACAACCAACTTAAGTCTGGATGGAAGCAGCGACAAGAACCGCTTTCACGTAGGGCTTGGTTATACGTATGATGAAGGTTTGGTGAAACATGTTCGTTATGACCGTTTTACCATAAACCTGAATGATGAATACCGGATCAACAACAACTGGAAAATAGGGTTCAACCTGGTGGCTTCTAAAGAAAGGCTGCCTTATAACAGCGGTGCACTTGAAAACGCTCGTCGTGCATTGCCTATCATTCCATCTGAAACAACTCCTTTCTTTACCAAGAACCCTTATGGTGTAGACTCCGGCTGGTATAATTTATACGCTCAAACCCCCGTTATCCAGAACTCTGAAACCAACCCGTTGGCCACACTGGAGAACATGTATGACAAAAAGATCGATGATCGATATCGCTATGTAGGAAGTGTATTCTTAGATGTAAACATTCTGAAAGACCTGAACCTGCGTAGTACGGTTTATGCTGATATCAGCAATGAAAACAATCGTGAGTATACGCCACTCTATGATCTATATATCCCCACTAACCCTGTAGGTTCACAGATCTTCCATAAGAACGCTCTTACTGCGGTTCGGCAGGATCTGACCAATAACCGTTCTTTCCAGCAGGATCATATTCTTACGTATAAGAAAAAGTTTGGTGAACATAACCTTACAGGTACAGCTGGTTTTACAACGTATTATAAGAAATATGAGCAGGTGAGCGGTACTGTGGGGCAATCAACCACCGGCGTAAGCATTATTCCTGATGAAGAGCGCTTCTGGTACCTAAACACAGGCTTTGGTGATAAAAAGAGCATTATACCAACCACTCAGAATGAGTACACCACTGTTTCTGGCTTGGCCCGCGTATTGTATAATTTTAGAAACCGCTATTATCTGAATGCCAGTTTCCGCCGGGATGGCTCTAGCCAGATCAACCAGGATTATGACAAGAAGTTTCAGAATTTCTGGGCAGTGGGTGCTGCGTGGGAGCTGACGAAGGAAGACTTCATGGCTAACCAGAACATCTTCAACTACTTTAAGTTGAAAGCGTCTACCGGTTTGCTTGGAAACTTTACGGCACAAGGAAAAGCATATCCAGCATATCCATCCATTTCCAACAGTGCTTCTGCAGTATTTGGAAATACCAATGTGCCGGTGTTTACATCTGACTACCTGTATGATCCCAACCTACATTGGGAGACCGTAAAAAGCAGTGAGGTAGGGTTTGAGACAGACCTGCTGAAAAGCCGTCTGCATTTTGAAGCGGCCTATTATACTAAAAAGACAGAGGACTTGATCGTTCTTTTAACGCCTGTTGGTTTGAAGCAAACTCTTACCAATAGTGGTACCATTTCCAACAAAGGTTTTGAATTTACCGCTAACTGGAACCAGCAGATCAACAGGGACTTTAGTTATTCTATAGGTGGTAATCTGACTACTTATAATAACGAAGTGTTGTTCTTGCCGTTTCCACTACGGACGAATATTTCATCCAGTGAGCAAACACCCAACCAGGCTGAGACTGGTTTCCCAATTGGCTACTTCTATGGTTTGAAAGCCATTGGTATTTACCAGTCGTATACGGATATCTTAAAATCACCTGTAAGTAAAATCAATGGTGGTAATGCCAAGCCTGGTGATATCAAGTATGCCGACCTGAATGGTGATGATATTGTTGATGATAAGGATAGAACGTTCATTGGTAATCCGACACCTGACTTTACCTATGGTATAGCAGCATCTGCCCGTTATAAGGCTTTTGAATTAAATATGGACTTTGCCGGATCTTATGGTAACGAGGTATATCGTGTATGGGGTACTTCTGAACAAAAGAACTCTGTATATAACTATCCACAGAACTATATGGAAGCCTGGACGGGCCCTGGTACCTCCAGCGTAGTTCCTATTGTGAACCAAGCACATTTGATCAACCGGGCTCCATCAACCTATGGTGTTGAAGATGGTAGTTTCTTCCGTATACGTAATATAAACCTGTCTTACAATTTGGTGGGTGTACCAGCATTGAAGTTTGTAAAGAACCTGAGGCTTACAGCCGGTGTGCAGAATTTGAAAACCTGGAAGAATAACAGTGGTTACTCTCCAGAGTTTACAGGTGATGCTGCGAATTTCGGAATTGACTATGGTAATGCTGCCAGTGCGTTGCCACGCATCATCACATTTGGTTTAAACGCTAATTTCTAA
- a CDS encoding vanadium-dependent haloperoxidase yields the protein MKHVLLCCGILLGIYACTNKKTSSFNDPLVYCKTVKKLNDVVLYNNFPPMIASRNYVYANIAAYECVAAGDSSYQSLAGQIKHLPPLPKPEAGKEINFQLAALLSFIKVGNAVTFPEGVLMDYYQEMFNQAKTAGLSGEVLANTTTFSDSIVSAIMRWSKKDHYAETRSAERFTITSEEGRWVPTPPAYSQGLEPHWCEVRPMVLDSCNQFTVAGPPHFNIKDTTSPYYKQVMEVKTTGENLTAEQKHIADFFDDNPFKLEVKGHVMYSVKKFSPAGHWMNIVGIAAEKAKADFNATVAAYTESSIALFDGFIACWKTKYMTAGIRPETVINKYLDPNWAPYIQTPPFPTYVSGHSVISAASAEVMTHFFGDNFSYTDTSLNEFGIRQRSFKSFREAAMEASWSRLYGGIHYRADLEDGNTMGKQIGDYITKRIVLKKTGEQLASNALPNH from the coding sequence ATGAAACATGTCCTTTTGTGCTGCGGCATACTGTTAGGAATCTACGCCTGTACCAACAAAAAAACGTCATCGTTTAATGACCCTTTAGTGTACTGCAAAACCGTTAAGAAACTGAATGACGTAGTCTTATACAACAACTTCCCTCCCATGATCGCCTCCCGTAACTATGTATATGCCAATATTGCGGCATATGAATGCGTAGCCGCCGGTGATAGTAGCTATCAATCATTAGCGGGACAGATCAAACACCTTCCCCCCTTACCAAAGCCGGAAGCCGGTAAAGAGATCAACTTCCAGCTGGCGGCCTTGTTATCCTTTATTAAGGTAGGCAACGCCGTTACCTTCCCGGAAGGCGTACTGATGGACTATTACCAGGAAATGTTCAACCAGGCTAAAACGGCTGGCCTGTCCGGTGAGGTTTTAGCTAATACCACTACCTTTTCGGACTCGATCGTTAGCGCTATCATGCGCTGGAGTAAGAAAGATCACTACGCTGAAACCCGTTCAGCTGAACGGTTTACTATTACATCAGAAGAAGGCCGCTGGGTACCTACCCCTCCCGCCTACTCGCAAGGACTTGAGCCCCACTGGTGCGAGGTACGCCCCATGGTTCTGGATTCCTGTAACCAATTTACAGTTGCCGGCCCGCCACATTTCAACATCAAAGACACAACCTCTCCCTACTATAAACAGGTAATGGAAGTAAAGACCACTGGCGAGAACCTGACCGCCGAACAAAAACACATTGCCGACTTTTTTGACGACAACCCTTTCAAACTGGAAGTAAAAGGTCATGTTATGTATTCGGTGAAAAAGTTTTCTCCTGCAGGCCATTGGATGAACATTGTGGGCATTGCAGCCGAAAAAGCCAAGGCCGACTTCAACGCCACTGTTGCCGCCTATACGGAATCATCTATAGCACTGTTTGACGGATTCATTGCCTGCTGGAAAACCAAGTATATGACTGCTGGCATCCGCCCCGAAACAGTGATCAACAAATACCTGGACCCCAATTGGGCGCCCTATATACAAACACCGCCCTTCCCAACTTATGTAAGCGGTCACTCTGTAATTTCAGCCGCCTCTGCCGAAGTGATGACCCATTTCTTTGGCGACAACTTTAGCTACACCGACACTTCTCTGAATGAATTTGGCATCAGGCAACGCAGCTTTAAATCATTCAGAGAGGCAGCCATGGAAGCCTCCTGGTCTCGGCTCTATGGCGGCATTCATTACCGCGCCGACCTGGAAGATGGGAACACCATGGGCAAACAGATTGGTGATTATATTACTAAACGAATAGTGTTAAAAAAGACCGGAGAGCAACTGGCCTCCAACGCTTTGCCGAACCACTAA